In Oryzias latipes chromosome 19, ASM223467v1, the genomic stretch gTGCTGTTCaacacccaggtatttatctctgaatcacaatggttgaatttttggctacagatgtcctggatcaattctaggtcagtgaatcagatcgttcaaaatgaaccaatgacTTGTATTGCGCAGCAAAAAtatatgaatcaaattgttaaaatgaatcattacaacCATATTCTTTATCAACTTAAAGTGTAACTAACAAATGTCCCCAGTTTATACCTGATTTTACATACCCACAAGATCTGCATCAATAGGTCTTCAAAGTTAGTCCTTATTTTGATTAACTTTCAGAATGGATCTCTCAAATGTCTCACAGCTCTTAGCTGAGTGTAAATTCAGATTCTTAATGTCTGAAAATGTTCTGCTATCAAGAGCTGCTTCTTTcctgctggagctgctggtCCAACTCTCTCAGCTGCTTCAGAAAGCCCCAGTTGGGGATGATCCGTCTGCGTTTCTTTACGTGCTCGATGGCGTCCACCACCGTCATGTTCTCGTAGATCATGAGATAGGCAAGAAAAAGCGTGGCGGAGCGACTCCTTCCCATCACACAGTGCACCAGCAGTTTATCTGAGAGTAGAAATCAGATTTTAGTTTTCCAGACATTGAGATCGGAAGTTTGGAACTTCACTGCAGATGTCTTACTCTGAGCGTCGCTCAGTGTCTCGTGGATAAACTGAGCCGCTGAGAAGAAATACTGGCTGAGATCGAACGTCTGCACGTCCTCTGCTACCACTCCATAGTAAACAATGTTCATGTCAGTGTAGTAAGCAGGCCCGGTGTCCACGCTGTTCCACGTCCCCTCTGCTGCATTCAGGACGTGCGTGACCCCCAAACTCCTCAGCTTGACCTTGTCTTTTGCTGTCTCCCTGTAGGAAGCaacattttggtaaaaacatCCAAATTCCTTGCTATTTTTTGCCGAACAGTCATTTGTTGCACTTACTCATCCCCAATATAGACACTAGGCCAGACTTCATTGACATGAGTGTAAGCCACACTCCCACGGTTCAGGATTTTCTCCAGCTCGTAGCCCCCAGGTGTGATATAGTCATCAGTTGGAATGGATTCCTCTCCTGCTTTCGTATCGTTTTTCTCCCTCTCTTGGGAAGCCATTCTTTGACTCTCTTTAGCTTCAGTTTGAAGAGGAAACGGAAATGCCCTTCGACAGTCACAAACTAAGACATCTGTTCGTCACACGCTTTGTTAAAACTCACCATTTCAGCGtggctatttctttttttttactcaagagTTTGATTTTTCTGCATTCTGGCAGCTTGTTGTGAAGCAGAACATGGTAAGTTTCCTAGTACTGGCAGCCTTGAGTCAGGACACAGATTGTATAACCGCCTCTGTGACAAGCTTCAAATGCAGAGGATATTTTTAGTGCTGTGATGTGGCAGGCCCCTGACCTTAGCTGCCACGTTCTGTGCCTGTAGGGAAAACTTCAACCCGGCCAGTCCCTGCCATCCACATCTAAACACACAGCTTTAATCTCTGCTGCCGGCTGCAAGCTGTGGTTATCCAAACTTTGCGCTTGCCAACGGATGCCCATATTCACTGGGGTGAGCAGTGAGCTTTTGCTCAGCTGCGACTTCTTGAAATTGTGTCAGCCTCTCTTAGCCTTTCTGCATATCTTCAGAGGCTGGGAGAAAGCATGTAAGCGCAGCTTCACAACTCCTGTTAGGGATGCTTCTTCTTAAGCCCTCAGGGGCCCGAGCAGAAGTGAAATGTGTCAGACTGTCAGgcagatgagtttttttttttctttttttacaggaTGGCACATGTCTTTGATTCCCCATTATATGGCAAACACGGTCCATTCAGAGATCTAAATGCGAGCTCCAAAACGTGAGAGCAGGATGATGGCTGTATTGCAGAAACCGCTAACATGTCAGGCTGAGTTTTCACACCATCAGACTCCTTTATTTTTCCGtcttatcttcatcctctgccaTCATTCATTCTGACAGTGAAATCATTAAACCTGTGATATCCAATTCCCTTTATTTTGACGGCATCTTTCTCCCAGCGAACTCTGGAGAGCATTTCTTATTAAGATGGCTTCAGTGTTTCATCTCCTTTCAAAGTCTGACCTGAATCTGTAAACACGCTCACGACCATGTTGgcatatttttgtcattttgtatcGAGCTTTTTTAGACACATCGCAGTTTTAACTGTGCGTCACCAGATTGCAGCAGTTAAGACGCAGCGTTTTGAGGAATCTGAATAAATAAGTGGAGCATTGCTTATTTATAGACAtgtctttgtgttgtttgtCTTGTTGAGGTGCATCAGGGGTCTGAGCAGCAAGTAGTGATATTTCAATATTTGTCAGACTTGAAAGACCTCTATAGAAACCAACATTTGGGTAAAAATTGTATTGTTTGGTTGACTATTTTCCAATCAAAACTGCATGTTCTTGCTATTTTCAtacattttgtcttttatctCCTGCAGCAATATTTGAAGATTCACAGATGCTTTCCAGATGTTTCATTGAGCAGTAAAAATATCTggtaaaaacaatacatttgtaCTCCAGAAAGGAAGAAAGGATCACAGGGAGCCCATTCAGTgcttgaaaaacaacattttagttttgtggattttcaaaataatagtagaatttaaatttattttttacaagcaCATTAAATAACTTTGCAATAAAGGAATAGaacaaataacacattttattcatgaatgtgggcataaaaaatgaaaatgcagaaCCCACGGGGCCAAATTTGgcctctgttttttgtttgtttgtttttgcttttacatttcttgtatttttgttattgttgttatttttttttttgggctgcTGTTATTTGCTGCCaccaaaacaattttcttttttaaaccttaataacaaacacatttgtttgagGACGTTGAAAATCAAAATGCTGTTGTCAAAGGGGAGGGGTTTATTTTCTTAACAGTGTTATTGAATATAGCACAGAGTTTTAAGCAATGTCCGTATTTATTGAgcaaaaaagaactttttctaataaaactttttaatagaactttttttaatagaacTTTTTCTAATAAAACTAAATGTGAGAAAAAATACTAAAGTTGTAATTAAAGTGGTTGAAATTCtgattttctaaatatttcattGTGTAGAATAAATTTAAAACTGGATCAAACATGGCATTCGAATGGAATGAGTTGATTAGGGACAGGCATGAGAGATGTTACACATTTTGTTCCTCAAAACCTTGAACCAAATTTGCTTTCCTACTGTGGAGGAACTTCTGTAAATTTGATCAtctggagttttttttgttttttttcagctgctgtGTGATTACATGCAATAGAAAATTGTGAACTTAATGCTGTGATACtgctttgctgctgttttcatcAAAGGAATCCTCAAATCTGGtggtaaaaatacaaatttaaataaaaatttacatcaattttcttaatccctttcagggttacagggttgctggagcctatcccagctatttCTGAGTAAGGACAGGGTACCCCCTGGACAGATGGCCAGTCGATTGCATGGCAAAGTAAAACTTTGCTCCCAGAATCAGAAAGTGACATCTGCTTCGGTTTTGCTGGCCAAAAACTTTATACTCTGAGGGGCACAAGGAACGAGAAAAAAAGATAGAGAACATTAGATGTTCTGCTGAACAGCAAATCTATCTGGGTGTCCTCCTGGGCAgggacggctggcccctgcccaGGAGGCTGGGTGCGTGGCTCCCTGGAGCGCggggtgggtctcccttggtggggtcctggctcgtacctggggggatgcccagaactcctgggtgctcgtct encodes the following:
- the dupd1 gene encoding dual specificity phosphatase DUPD1; the encoded protein is MASQEREKNDTKAGEESIPTDDYITPGGYELEKILNRGSVAYTHVNEVWPSVYIGDEETAKDKVKLRSLGVTHVLNAAEGTWNSVDTGPAYYTDMNIVYYGVVAEDVQTFDLSQYFFSAAQFIHETLSDAQNKLLVHCVMGRSRSATLFLAYLMIYENMTVVDAIEHVKKRRRIIPNWGFLKQLRELDQQLQQERSSS